A single window of Nocardia sp. NBC_01327 DNA harbors:
- a CDS encoding alpha/beta fold hydrolase, producing MGAYRFTGRDGVELAWHEIGSGRPLILLPGFGGVGSLMLEYGPARLLAARGHRVVLPDFRGYGDSAKPHDFRTGYPPDVLADDGIALVEQLGLGDGDYDLGGYSLGARIVVRMLARGATPGRAIVAGQGLAKVSGPQAGGANHRVLTALVNGTTIEPDSPDARTAQMISRIGTDPRVMLHVLDSLVPTPEAALRAITVPALVAIGDQDERTDADLLAALLPNAEFVRVPGDHGSAFAAPELATAILTFLAEH from the coding sequence ATGGGGGCGTATCGATTCACCGGCCGCGATGGCGTAGAACTGGCATGGCACGAGATCGGGTCCGGTCGGCCGTTGATCCTGCTGCCCGGCTTCGGAGGCGTGGGTTCGCTCATGCTCGAGTACGGACCGGCCCGCCTGCTCGCCGCGCGAGGACATCGCGTTGTTCTTCCTGACTTCCGCGGCTACGGGGACAGCGCGAAACCGCACGACTTCCGCACCGGCTACCCGCCGGATGTCCTGGCGGACGACGGAATCGCACTCGTCGAGCAACTCGGACTCGGCGACGGAGACTACGACCTCGGCGGGTACTCCCTCGGCGCGCGGATCGTGGTGCGCATGCTCGCACGGGGCGCCACGCCCGGCCGGGCGATCGTGGCCGGTCAGGGACTGGCCAAGGTGAGCGGCCCCCAGGCCGGCGGCGCGAATCATCGTGTGCTCACCGCACTGGTCAACGGCACCACGATCGAGCCCGACTCACCCGATGCCCGCACAGCCCAGATGATCTCGAGGATTGGCACCGACCCTCGGGTCATGCTGCACGTACTGGACTCGCTGGTGCCGACGCCCGAGGCCGCCCTGCGCGCGATAACCGTCCCGGCACTCGTAGCAATCGGCGATCAGGACGAGCGCACCGACGCCGATCTGCTGGCAGCACTCCTGCCGAATGCCGAGTTCGTCCGAGTACCGGGCGACCACGGAAGCGCCTTCGCCGCACCCGAACTCGCCACCGCGATCCTCACCTTCCTCGCGGAGCACTGA
- a CDS encoding alpha/beta hydrolase family protein, whose protein sequence is MEYKGLQRYILAVAAASMAATAATGVADADPAAPTDPPVTITLPAPTGPDPVGLTQWHLTDANRADPWDPDHRRELMVQIWYPADDVDTSPVAPWMPPGGQQEQRYGLAQSGVAADAWALGPSHSRSDEPARTDSGRFPILLNSPGLDDTTGLNTAQAEDLASHGYVVVAINHTHEAFAVQFPDGRIEHSVVPVDSSPNVLEGLLPTRVADMRFVLDQLTAAAAHSTEADAALPQYLADDLDLTKVGMFGHSLGGSTTAQTMHDDSRVSAGVNLDGPMLGSVATDGLDRPMLMLAADNSPWFAHPGWESIWANNTGLKLPMRVAGTRHMSFTDEQVIVAQLATAGLVGTDLRNQAIGPIDATRSIDLQRSYLLAYFDAVFGRSDMSPAETIQRLAQPEMLPHL, encoded by the coding sequence TTGGAATACAAAGGTTTACAACGCTACATCCTGGCCGTCGCCGCAGCATCGATGGCTGCCACAGCCGCCACCGGCGTCGCGGATGCCGACCCCGCCGCACCCACAGATCCACCGGTCACGATCACTCTGCCCGCTCCGACCGGGCCCGATCCGGTAGGTCTCACCCAGTGGCACCTCACCGATGCCAACCGCGCCGATCCCTGGGATCCGGACCACCGACGCGAACTGATGGTGCAGATCTGGTATCCGGCCGACGACGTCGACACCTCGCCCGTGGCACCGTGGATGCCCCCGGGCGGGCAACAGGAACAGCGCTACGGCCTCGCCCAGAGCGGTGTCGCCGCCGATGCCTGGGCGCTCGGGCCCAGCCACAGCCGCAGCGACGAGCCCGCCCGCACCGACAGCGGGCGGTTTCCGATCCTGCTGAATTCCCCGGGCCTGGATGACACCACCGGGCTGAATACCGCCCAAGCCGAAGACCTCGCCAGCCACGGCTACGTCGTGGTCGCCATCAACCACACCCACGAAGCGTTCGCCGTGCAGTTCCCCGACGGACGCATCGAACACAGTGTGGTGCCGGTGGATTCGTCGCCGAACGTCCTGGAAGGTCTACTCCCGACCCGGGTGGCCGATATGCGCTTCGTTCTCGATCAACTCACTGCCGCGGCTGCGCACTCCACCGAGGCGGATGCTGCGTTACCGCAGTACCTCGCCGATGATCTGGACCTGACAAAGGTCGGCATGTTCGGCCATTCGCTCGGCGGGTCGACGACGGCTCAAACCATGCACGACGACTCGAGGGTCTCCGCCGGCGTCAATCTGGACGGACCGATGCTCGGGTCCGTCGCCACCGATGGTCTCGATCGGCCGATGCTGATGCTCGCCGCCGACAACTCGCCGTGGTTCGCGCACCCGGGCTGGGAATCGATATGGGCGAACAACACCGGACTGAAGTTGCCCATGCGCGTCGCGGGCACCCGGCACATGTCCTTCACCGACGAACAGGTGATCGTGGCGCAACTGGCCACCGCGGGCCTGGTCGGCACAGACCTGAGGAACCAGGCCATCGGCCCGATCGATGCGACCCGCTCGATCGACCTGCAACGTTCGTACCTCCTGGCCTACTTCGATGCGGTTTTCGGCCGCAGCGATATGAGCCCCGCGGAAACCATCCAGCGACTCGCACAGCCCGAGATGCTCCCCCACCTGTAA
- a CDS encoding cytochrome P450 yields MRTQGAGVHRGILPDGSAAWAVTGYEAVKGLLNDARLSVVKAKSRNGYAGAHLPPALDANLLNMDGEEHRRLRKLAAEAFAPRHHRTQEAIVAETVAELVADLPAAGEIDLMGELCEPLPARVIGAVLGLPREQLGAFRDASALVLRVDSSPDEQDTRKAMVTLMGLVAGVIADKRRTPGDDLLSAWIATRDGQDKLTEDELMSLAFLTIVAGIENVISLTALVLDDVVRNQQHRAREILGEPVEFTKFIKQLIHENSPVNYALRRFPTTDLEVNGVTIPRGHTVFLSVRSAHLDPDSAGKADLGFGYGPHYCIGARLAELQVQHAVRAVLQHYPHLRVTGAREDYRLRLSWQTYALAELRMVAA; encoded by the coding sequence ATGAGAACCCAAGGGGCGGGAGTACATCGGGGGATACTGCCCGACGGATCGGCGGCGTGGGCGGTCACCGGCTACGAGGCCGTGAAGGGTCTGCTCAACGATGCACGCCTATCGGTGGTGAAAGCCAAGAGCCGCAACGGATATGCCGGTGCCCATCTGCCGCCCGCACTGGACGCGAATCTACTGAACATGGACGGTGAGGAGCATCGCCGTCTGCGCAAACTCGCTGCCGAGGCATTCGCCCCTCGCCATCATCGCACGCAGGAAGCGATCGTGGCCGAGACGGTCGCAGAGCTGGTGGCCGACCTGCCCGCCGCCGGGGAGATCGACCTCATGGGCGAACTGTGTGAGCCGTTGCCGGCGCGCGTGATCGGGGCCGTGCTCGGGCTGCCCCGCGAACAGCTGGGCGCGTTCCGCGACGCATCCGCGCTGGTACTGCGCGTGGATTCCTCTCCCGATGAGCAGGACACCCGCAAGGCCATGGTCACGCTCATGGGGCTGGTGGCCGGTGTCATCGCGGACAAGCGGCGCACACCCGGTGACGATCTGCTCTCGGCATGGATCGCCACCCGCGACGGGCAGGACAAACTCACCGAGGACGAACTCATGAGCCTCGCGTTCTTGACCATCGTCGCCGGTATCGAGAACGTCATCAGCCTGACCGCGCTCGTCCTGGACGACGTCGTGCGCAACCAGCAGCACCGTGCCCGCGAAATCCTCGGCGAGCCGGTCGAATTCACGAAATTCATCAAGCAGCTCATCCACGAGAATTCACCGGTGAACTACGCGCTGCGCCGTTTCCCCACCACCGACCTCGAGGTCAACGGTGTGACGATACCGCGCGGGCATACCGTATTTCTGTCGGTGCGTTCAGCGCATTTGGACCCCGACAGTGCGGGGAAGGCTGATCTGGGGTTCGGGTACGGTCCGCACTACTGCATCGGTGCCAGGCTCGCCGAATTGCAGGTCCAGCACGCGGTACGCGCTGTGCTGCAACACTATCCGCACCTGAGGGTGACCGGCGCGCGTGAGGACTACCGCCTCCGGTTGAGCTGGCAGACCTACGCCCTGGCCGAGCTGCGCATGGTCGCCGCCTGA
- a CDS encoding FitA-like ribbon-helix-helix domain-containing protein, which yields MKNVTIRNLSDEVHRAIRQRAAAHGRSTEAEIRAILTDAVQPAERIKLGSLLAEAGREIQLTDEEHEAFDNRDRTPAEPLEFE from the coding sequence GTGAAGAACGTGACAATCCGAAATCTCAGTGATGAAGTGCACCGAGCGATTCGCCAGCGCGCGGCCGCCCACGGCCGCAGCACCGAGGCGGAGATCCGTGCCATCCTCACCGACGCTGTGCAACCGGCCGAGCGGATCAAACTCGGCTCTCTGCTAGCAGAGGCAGGGCGCGAGATCCAGCTGACCGACGAAGAGCACGAAGCATTCGACAACCGCGACCGCACCCCGGCTGAACCCCTGGAGTTCGAATAG
- a CDS encoding type II toxin-antitoxin system VapC family toxin: MIILDTNVISEPLRKSPDPRVAEWLDAQNIETLYLTAVTVGELRYGAAAMPEGRRRDLLIEKLEKHTLPLFSGRVLAYDLAAAAEYARLMSTARAGGLAIATADGMIAASAAAAGFTVATRDTAPFEVAGVPIVDPWQA, translated from the coding sequence GTGATCATTCTGGACACCAACGTCATCAGCGAACCCCTCCGCAAGTCCCCGGACCCGCGCGTCGCCGAATGGCTCGACGCCCAGAATATCGAAACCCTCTACCTGACCGCCGTTACTGTGGGCGAGCTCAGGTACGGCGCGGCAGCCATGCCCGAGGGCCGCCGCCGCGACCTACTCATCGAAAAGCTCGAAAAACACACGCTGCCATTGTTTTCCGGCCGCGTCCTGGCCTACGACCTCGCGGCCGCCGCAGAATACGCGCGCCTGATGTCCACTGCCCGCGCCGGAGGTCTGGCCATAGCCACCGCCGACGGCATGATTGCCGCCTCTGCGGCCGCCGCAGGCTTCACCGTCGCCACTCGCGACACCGCACCGTTCGAGGTTGCCGGAGTTCCCATCGTCGATCCGTGGCAAGCGTGA
- a CDS encoding FAD-dependent monooxygenase — MSPQVFIAGAGPTGLTLAIDLARRGIAVRIVDRAEKFFDGSRGDGIQPRTLEVFDDLGVLGAVLAAGIPQPLMKVFLGGEFVMERRMTEPREPTPDVPHPNPWVLGQSDTEAILRERLAEFGVKVELATELADFTADQDGVTVTLRHGDTSETVRADYLVGADGGRSTVRKALGIAFEGTTDESIRMLLGDMRADALDHEYGYWFANPEDPMEGIAMSPLPGGRKFQFAAPISADSDADLVVLQEYLERRSGRTDVTLSDLSWSTVWRPNIRLAERFRAGRVFLAGDAAHVHPPTGGQGLNTGVQDGYNLGWKLEAALRNPGAESEPLLDSYQTERRAIAAQVLGLSSALLDKTVKGDPNAMDREGTQQLDLSYRQLYAADAGEGLHSGDRAPDAPLADAAGQAVSLFDMFRGPHATLLVFGPLRAEEPGEIESVSFGRPARVVRVVRPGVSTGAHDLIDAGGHAYRAYGATDGTRVLIRPDGYVGALLRQ; from the coding sequence ATGTCGCCGCAGGTATTCATCGCAGGCGCCGGTCCCACCGGCCTCACCCTCGCCATCGATCTGGCGCGTCGCGGCATCGCGGTGCGCATTGTGGATCGGGCCGAGAAGTTCTTCGACGGCTCGCGCGGGGACGGGATCCAGCCGCGCACGCTCGAGGTGTTCGACGATCTCGGGGTCCTCGGCGCGGTGCTCGCCGCGGGCATCCCGCAGCCGCTCATGAAGGTCTTCCTGGGCGGGGAGTTCGTCATGGAGCGGCGGATGACCGAACCGAGGGAGCCCACTCCCGATGTGCCGCATCCGAATCCGTGGGTGCTCGGGCAGTCCGATACCGAGGCGATACTGCGGGAGCGGCTGGCGGAATTCGGCGTGAAGGTCGAATTGGCCACCGAGCTGGCGGATTTCACCGCCGACCAGGACGGGGTGACGGTCACGCTGCGGCACGGCGACACGAGCGAAACCGTGCGGGCGGACTACCTCGTGGGCGCGGACGGCGGGCGCAGCACGGTGCGCAAGGCGCTCGGCATCGCCTTCGAGGGCACCACCGACGAATCGATTCGCATGCTGCTCGGCGATATGCGCGCCGATGCGCTCGATCACGAGTACGGCTACTGGTTCGCCAACCCGGAGGATCCGATGGAGGGAATCGCCATGTCCCCCTTGCCGGGTGGGCGCAAATTCCAGTTCGCGGCGCCGATCAGCGCCGACTCCGATGCCGATCTGGTGGTGCTGCAGGAGTATCTGGAGCGGCGGTCGGGCCGGACCGATGTCACCCTGAGCGACTTGAGCTGGTCGACGGTGTGGCGGCCGAATATTCGGCTGGCCGAACGGTTCCGGGCCGGGCGGGTGTTCCTCGCCGGTGACGCCGCGCATGTGCATCCGCCGACCGGCGGGCAGGGGCTCAATACCGGTGTGCAGGACGGCTACAATCTGGGGTGGAAACTCGAAGCGGCGCTGCGCAATCCGGGGGCGGAGAGTGAGCCGCTGCTCGATTCCTATCAGACCGAGCGGCGCGCGATCGCGGCGCAGGTGCTCGGGCTGAGCTCGGCGCTGCTGGACAAAACGGTCAAGGGGGATCCCAATGCCATGGATCGTGAGGGCACCCAGCAGCTGGATCTGAGCTATCGGCAGCTGTATGCGGCCGATGCGGGCGAGGGGTTGCACAGCGGTGATCGCGCACCCGACGCACCGCTGGCCGATGCGGCAGGGCAGGCGGTCAGCCTGTTCGATATGTTCCGCGGGCCGCATGCGACGCTGCTCGTTTTCGGACCCCTGCGGGCCGAGGAGCCGGGCGAGATCGAGAGCGTCTCGTTCGGGCGGCCGGCCAGGGTGGTGCGGGTGGTCCGACCGGGGGTTTCGACCGGTGCGCACGACCTCATCGATGCCGGCGGGCACGCCTATCGCGCCTACGGAGCCACCGACGGAACCCGGGTGCTGATCCGTCCCGACGGCTATGTCGGAGCGCTGCTGCGGCAGTAA
- a CDS encoding TetR/AcrR family transcriptional regulator: MAGRRQERSTETEQALKSAARRLFAERGYLNTKITDITAAAGRAAGSFYNHFAGKEEILQALLNDLEAEGDVSAESPDHKPDFTDPEAVRYHVDSYWSFARHNWAVLRATSQAALVSEDFARIVADFGAQQRLGIRDHLDGFPAAGLELPGSPDVSLAIMFLATSALLQAVEDGALELTDEQAVEALTRFIYRGLTGRDIT; the protein is encoded by the coding sequence ATGGCTGGGCGACGCCAGGAGCGGTCGACGGAGACCGAGCAGGCGCTCAAGAGCGCCGCGCGACGGCTCTTCGCCGAACGCGGCTACCTGAACACCAAGATCACCGATATCACCGCCGCGGCCGGCCGGGCGGCCGGCTCGTTCTACAACCACTTCGCCGGCAAGGAGGAGATTCTCCAGGCGCTGCTGAACGACCTCGAGGCAGAAGGCGACGTCTCCGCCGAATCACCGGACCACAAACCGGATTTCACCGATCCGGAGGCGGTGCGCTACCACGTCGACAGCTACTGGAGCTTCGCTCGCCACAATTGGGCGGTATTGCGCGCCACCTCCCAGGCCGCCCTGGTCAGCGAGGATTTCGCCCGCATAGTGGCCGATTTCGGCGCACAGCAGCGGCTGGGCATCCGCGACCATCTCGACGGCTTTCCCGCCGCCGGTCTGGAACTTCCCGGCAGCCCGGACGTCAGCCTCGCCATCATGTTCCTGGCGACGAGCGCGCTACTGCAGGCCGTCGAGGACGGCGCGCTCGAACTGACCGACGAGCAGGCCGTCGAGGCGCTGACGCGCTTCATCTACCGCGGCCTGACCGGCCGCGACATCACCTGA
- a CDS encoding quinone oxidoreductase family protein encodes MRAIEVSEHGGPEVLRSAEVADPQVGPGQLLVDTEAIGVNFIDTYIRTGRYPTPVPYIPGAEGTGVVAAVGPEVTEFQVGDRVAWATAPASYAEKVLVAAEFAIPVPAGVPAPVAASALLQGMTAHYLIESIYKPEMGETVLVHAGAGGVGLILTQLLAARGVQVITTVSTDDKEKLSREAGAAEVLRYEDDIAARVRELTHGMGVAAAYDGVGANTFEASLASVRVRGMLALYGGASGPVPPFDLQRLNPAGSLFVTRPTLAHYVRDRAELLWRAGDIMNAIADGTLKIRIGASYALADAEQAHRDLEGRKTTGSVVLLP; translated from the coding sequence ATGCGCGCCATCGAGGTTTCCGAGCACGGCGGTCCCGAGGTTCTCCGGTCGGCCGAGGTAGCGGACCCGCAGGTCGGGCCCGGACAGCTGCTGGTGGACACCGAGGCGATCGGTGTCAATTTCATCGACACCTATATCCGTACCGGGCGTTATCCGACACCCGTGCCCTACATTCCGGGCGCCGAGGGCACCGGCGTGGTGGCCGCGGTCGGGCCGGAGGTCACGGAGTTCCAGGTCGGCGATCGGGTGGCGTGGGCGACCGCACCCGCCAGTTATGCCGAGAAGGTGCTGGTTGCCGCCGAATTCGCGATTCCGGTACCGGCCGGGGTGCCCGCGCCGGTCGCGGCTTCGGCACTGCTGCAGGGCATGACGGCGCACTATCTGATCGAGTCGATCTACAAGCCCGAGATGGGCGAGACCGTGCTCGTGCACGCGGGTGCGGGTGGTGTCGGGCTGATCCTGACCCAGCTGCTGGCGGCGCGCGGGGTGCAGGTGATCACCACCGTGTCCACCGATGACAAAGAGAAGCTCTCCCGTGAGGCGGGCGCGGCCGAGGTACTGCGCTACGAGGACGACATTGCCGCGCGCGTAAGGGAACTCACCCATGGGATGGGCGTGGCGGCCGCCTACGACGGGGTGGGCGCGAACACCTTCGAGGCCAGTCTGGCCTCGGTACGGGTGCGCGGCATGCTGGCGCTGTACGGCGGGGCCAGCGGGCCGGTGCCGCCCTTCGATCTGCAGCGGCTCAATCCCGCCGGATCGCTGTTCGTGACCCGGCCGACGCTGGCGCACTATGTGCGCGATCGCGCCGAATTGCTGTGGCGCGCAGGCGACATCATGAATGCCATTGCCGACGGAACCCTGAAGATCCGGATCGGCGCGAGTTATGCCCTCGCCGATGCCGAGCAGGCGCATCGAGATCTGGAGGGGCGCAAGACCACCGGATCGGTTGTGCTGCTGCCCTGA
- a CDS encoding GntR family transcriptional regulator, which produces MTKQAQLRSALTTLCATLRPGEMLPSERQLCDDYRVSRMTVREVLGQLESEGVITRIPGKGTFVAERVARSRLHMASFSEDMRRLGRTPSTVVLHTDFDVPPPASIAALGIGTDDKAFHLVRLRLADGLPISIDDGWYRADLLPGLLDHDLTKSLYSLLNREYDCPVDRADQTVRAVASDERNAGWLGTDVGSPLLAFDRMSYSRDRCVEHAQSWYRADRYQVYMTVSAGDSGQND; this is translated from the coding sequence GTGACAAAACAGGCGCAGCTGCGTTCCGCGCTGACGACCCTGTGCGCAACGCTGCGCCCCGGCGAAATGCTGCCCAGTGAACGGCAACTCTGCGATGACTACCGCGTCAGTCGCATGACGGTGCGAGAGGTGCTGGGCCAGCTCGAATCCGAGGGTGTCATCACCCGCATCCCCGGTAAAGGCACCTTCGTCGCCGAACGCGTCGCGCGCTCGCGACTGCATATGGCCTCCTTCAGCGAGGACATGCGACGGCTGGGCCGCACCCCGAGCACCGTGGTGCTGCACACCGATTTCGATGTGCCGCCGCCGGCCTCGATCGCCGCGCTCGGGATCGGGACCGACGACAAGGCATTCCATCTGGTGCGATTGCGGCTCGCCGACGGACTGCCCATCTCCATCGACGACGGCTGGTACCGGGCCGATCTGCTGCCCGGACTGCTCGACCACGATCTGACGAAATCGCTGTACTCACTGCTGAATCGGGAGTACGACTGCCCCGTCGACCGTGCCGATCAAACGGTGCGCGCGGTGGCCTCGGACGAGCGGAACGCGGGCTGGCTCGGCACCGATGTCGGATCGCCGCTGCTGGCCTTCGATCGCATGTCGTACTCGCGGGACCGGTGCGTCGAACACGCCCAATCCTGGTACCGCGCAGACCGATACCAGGTCTACATGACTGTTTCGGCGGGGGACAGCGGCCAGAACGACTGA
- a CDS encoding PTS sugar transporter subunit IIA: MSTEILAPLPGRAIPLSEVPDPVFAAEMVGAGVAIEPPDTDEPITVVAPIAGAIVKLHPHAAVILSDAGVGVLLHVGIDTVGKTDLFQVRAAEGDRIEIGEPLVTFSPNAIRRLGLSAAVPVVVMDSAPGSAQHAASGAVAAGEVLFSI; this comes from the coding sequence CATCCCGCTGTCGGAGGTACCCGATCCGGTGTTCGCGGCCGAGATGGTCGGCGCGGGCGTGGCCATCGAACCGCCCGATACCGATGAGCCGATCACGGTGGTCGCACCCATCGCGGGCGCCATCGTGAAGCTGCATCCGCATGCCGCCGTCATCCTCAGCGATGCGGGTGTCGGGGTGCTGCTGCATGTCGGCATCGATACCGTCGGCAAGACGGATCTGTTCCAGGTGCGGGCCGCCGAGGGCGATCGCATCGAGATTGGCGAACCCCTGGTTACCTTCTCGCCGAATGCCATTCGCCGCCTGGGGCTCAGCGCCGCGGTGCCGGTGGTGGTGATGGACAGCGCGCCGGGTTCGGCGCAGCACGCGGCCTCCGGCGCGGTGGCCGCGGGCGAGGTCCTCTTCTCTATCTGA